One genomic segment of Peribacillus sp. FSL H8-0477 includes these proteins:
- a CDS encoding ABC transporter permease, which produces MVLPGTIWLLVFSYLPMFGQVLAFKKFRINPDGFFASVISSEWVGWDNFKYLFSTNDAWIITRNTLVYNIIFIVVGLIAAVATAILLNELVNKKLSKVYQTSILFPHFISWVIGSYFVFTFLSTDHGLMNHVLSWFHIDPISWYNESKYWPFILVFMSLWKGVGYGSIVYLASIVGIDRTYYEAAMIDGASKWKQIKHITLPMLKPLMVILTIMNIGRIFNSDFGLFYQVPRDSGALYSATNVIDTFVYRGLMNLGDIGMSTAAGLYQSVVGFALVMITNFIVRKIDEESALF; this is translated from the coding sequence ATGGTACTTCCAGGCACTATTTGGTTATTAGTATTCTCCTATTTACCAATGTTTGGACAAGTACTAGCTTTTAAGAAATTCCGAATCAATCCGGATGGTTTTTTTGCAAGTGTGATAAGTAGTGAATGGGTAGGTTGGGATAATTTTAAGTATTTATTTAGCACGAATGATGCATGGATTATAACTAGGAATACCCTCGTATATAATATTATCTTTATAGTCGTTGGGCTCATAGCAGCTGTAGCAACAGCCATCCTCCTTAATGAGCTGGTGAATAAAAAATTATCCAAGGTTTATCAGACTTCTATACTTTTCCCACACTTTATTTCTTGGGTTATTGGTAGCTATTTTGTTTTTACTTTCTTAAGTACAGATCATGGTCTAATGAACCATGTACTCAGTTGGTTTCATATAGATCCAATATCATGGTATAACGAATCAAAATATTGGCCGTTTATTTTGGTATTTATGAGCTTATGGAAAGGTGTAGGGTACGGGAGTATTGTTTATTTAGCTTCCATAGTAGGAATTGACCGAACTTATTACGAGGCAGCTATGATTGATGGTGCTTCAAAATGGAAGCAGATTAAACATATCACCTTGCCGATGCTTAAGCCATTAATGGTCATCTTAACTATTATGAATATTGGAAGAATTTTCAATTCGGACTTTGGGTTGTTTTATCAAGTTCCAAGAGATTCTGGAGCATTGTATTCGGCTACAAACGTTATTGATACCTTTGTATATCGAGGTCTTATGAATCTTGGAGACATTGGTATGAGTACGGCAGCGGGTCTTTATCAGTCTGTTGTAGGATTTGCTCTTGTCATGATTACGAATTTCATAGTCAGGAAAATTGATGAGGAAAGTGCATTGTTTTAA
- a CDS encoding carbohydrate ABC transporter permease, translating into MAKLQNQTSVVISDSLEEVKRGGRNVRKKYRNPQEISPVVNRLISVFLGILAFICIFPFIYVIIISFTSEESIVRNGFQLFPKEWSTDAYQYLWSMKEQLLRSYGVTILVTIIGTVISVLMITFYAYAISRPQFKYRRFFTFLAFFTMLFSGGLVPTYIIVTQFLGLKNTIWALILPLAMNAFYIIIMRTFFLKSVSESILESARMDGASEWRIFFQIIFPLSLPGIATIALFSTLGYWNDWFAALLYIDNPNLVPLQSLLMKIEANLEFMRQNLDVGLMQQSLFDTIPQESAKMAMVVIATLPIAVSYPFFQKYFISGLTIGGVKE; encoded by the coding sequence ATGGCTAAACTACAAAATCAAACATCAGTTGTTATTTCAGACTCACTAGAAGAGGTGAAACGGGGCGGGAGAAATGTAAGGAAAAAGTATCGTAATCCACAAGAAATTTCTCCAGTTGTAAACAGACTTATTAGTGTATTCCTGGGAATATTAGCGTTCATCTGTATTTTTCCTTTTATCTATGTCATCATAATTTCTTTTACTAGTGAAGAAAGTATTGTAAGAAATGGGTTTCAACTGTTTCCAAAAGAGTGGAGTACAGATGCGTATCAATATTTATGGAGTATGAAGGAGCAATTACTCCGTTCGTATGGTGTTACTATTCTTGTTACTATAATCGGGACTGTTATAAGTGTGTTAATGATTACCTTTTATGCCTACGCTATTTCCAGACCGCAATTTAAGTACCGGAGATTTTTTACATTTCTTGCCTTTTTTACGATGTTATTCAGTGGTGGTCTAGTACCAACTTATATAATTGTAACTCAATTTTTGGGATTGAAAAATACAATATGGGCACTAATACTTCCGCTTGCGATGAACGCATTTTATATCATCATTATGAGGACATTCTTTCTAAAGTCAGTTTCTGAATCAATATTGGAATCAGCGAGAATGGATGGAGCTAGTGAATGGAGGATTTTCTTTCAAATTATCTTCCCGCTTTCATTACCAGGAATTGCTACAATTGCTTTGTTTAGTACATTAGGATATTGGAATGATTGGTTCGCGGCTTTGTTGTATATAGATAACCCTAACTTAGTGCCGTTGCAGTCATTGCTGATGAAAATAGAAGCAAATCTTGAATTTATGAGACAAAATTTAGATGTTGGCTTAATGCAACAAAGTTTGTTCGATACTATCCCGCAAGAGTCAGCTAAAATGGCAATGGTCGTTATCGCCACATTACCAATAGCAGTTTCTTACCCGTTCTTTCAAAAGTACTTTATTAGCGGACTAACTATTGGCGGCGTTAAAGAATAA
- a CDS encoding ABC transporter substrate-binding protein, whose amino-acid sequence MKKRFMVVLTLVLSIGMVLSACTGKESSTEVKGGKNGEPYEIKWFTIGTPQNDKEKVFAEVNKYLKEKINATVKMTQIDWGDWAQKSQVMINSGEQFDIIFTNGTDYVQNSQKGAFLALDDMLNNEGKELVEVIDPEFLEGIKVDGKIYGVPANKEVARQSVYTFNKRLVDKYNFDISNVKTLEDLEPMLKTIKEKESGVTPVATFKAFLRYDYVFNGEMPFAFPFDGDTERVINPFETDEAMNTLKTMHKYYKAGYIKEDAATSKDTWPMDVENWFVRMGGSQPYADLLWSRSAKYEVVSAPAEQPTIVNDSVSGSIQAISATSKNPKKAMEFLTLLNTDPYLRNLVDKGIEGTHYKKDEDGTIEDLPARIDNYNMPSYSLGNHFILNLYKEDPKDKWEKFKEFNASAVKSPSLGFNFNSDPVRSELASITNISKEFYPALATGSVKPEEYLPKFNEKLKNAGIDKVLKEIQKQYDEWKSKQN is encoded by the coding sequence ATGAAAAAAAGGTTTATGGTAGTGCTTACACTTGTTCTATCTATTGGAATGGTTCTTTCCGCATGTACTGGTAAAGAAAGCTCCACCGAAGTAAAAGGCGGAAAGAATGGGGAGCCGTATGAAATAAAATGGTTCACTATTGGAACACCGCAAAATGATAAGGAAAAAGTATTTGCAGAAGTAAATAAATACCTAAAGGAAAAAATAAATGCCACTGTGAAAATGACTCAGATTGATTGGGGAGATTGGGCTCAAAAGTCACAAGTTATGATTAATTCAGGTGAACAATTTGATATCATTTTTACAAATGGAACAGATTATGTACAAAATTCTCAAAAAGGTGCATTTTTAGCTCTTGATGATATGCTAAATAATGAAGGGAAAGAGTTAGTAGAGGTTATTGATCCTGAGTTTTTAGAAGGAATTAAGGTTGACGGGAAAATTTACGGTGTTCCTGCAAATAAAGAAGTTGCTAGACAAAGTGTGTATACGTTTAATAAACGTCTTGTAGACAAGTACAACTTTGATATTTCAAACGTGAAAACTCTAGAAGACTTAGAGCCAATGCTTAAAACTATTAAGGAAAAAGAATCCGGTGTTACCCCAGTCGCAACATTTAAAGCATTTTTACGCTATGACTATGTTTTTAATGGAGAAATGCCATTTGCCTTCCCATTTGATGGGGATACAGAGCGTGTAATTAATCCATTTGAAACAGATGAGGCAATGAATACACTTAAAACCATGCATAAATATTATAAAGCTGGCTACATAAAAGAGGATGCAGCAACTAGTAAAGACACCTGGCCAATGGATGTGGAAAATTGGTTTGTCCGGATGGGAGGTTCACAGCCATATGCAGATTTATTATGGAGCCGTTCAGCTAAATACGAGGTAGTGTCTGCACCTGCAGAACAGCCAACCATTGTAAATGATTCCGTTTCTGGTTCAATTCAGGCCATTTCAGCAACATCAAAGAACCCCAAAAAGGCGATGGAATTCCTGACGTTGCTTAATACTGATCCATATCTTCGCAACTTAGTAGATAAAGGAATTGAAGGCACTCATTATAAGAAAGACGAAGATGGGACAATTGAAGATCTCCCTGCACGTATTGACAACTATAATATGCCGTCCTATTCTTTAGGAAATCACTTTATTTTAAATCTTTACAAAGAGGATCCTAAAGATAAATGGGAAAAATTCAAAGAATTTAATGCTTCTGCCGTTAAGTCACCATCACTTGGTTTCAATTTCAATAGTGATCCAGTTCGTTCAGAACTTGCTTCCATTACGAACATTTCGAAAGAGTTTTATCCAGCTCTTGCAACAGGGTCTGTGAAACCAGAAGAATATCTGCCTAAATTTAATGAAAAGCTGAAAAATGCGGGAATCGATAAAGTGTTAAAAGAAATTCAAAAGCAATATGATGAATGGAAAAGCAAACAAAATTAA
- a CDS encoding sensor histidine kinase, whose protein sequence is MELKGRFIQNVFNRLFLITSITIIVTVIILIVIISNYYSDIIIQKEVNINTRTLERVEDYFSSKDIDINRAIRDLYIKGDMIEDISFALHNGYGKYLEYHLDEFSNSKSFTPNNIDTYFNGYFSQDIDLNAISLRSFENSSIEYLLINNNIRWNKSVIDYDTNADPSLSQGIPNLSRGVLLHQRKLRNTITKKTTLNNPVTLKKIGEISFYYSTEWLDKMLRKHEGTPVSFFLMDGEGTIIYSVNKGIPVDMIHQLKLETNEMKMKWKHEKYYINTIANKGDYIYVSAIPNKGWQKLTIVRGTMWGVISFLIFAAILITYSFTRNYSRRIHNIVAIIRRVEKGDLDARIPISKQEDELSKIAVNINSMLTELNNYIEHNYLLNIKQQQAKLKALQAQIDPHFLFNTLEAIRMVAVVEGSKTSSKMTFLLSKLFRYTLESKDTVPIYTEIEYVNQYLNLMQFKYPEKLKIHIDIPIDVEQTMVQKLILQPIIENYFVHGFKKGQFNNELLIRAIRVGELIKISVEDNGKGMSEDKLNNIIQHINHEKGDEMISIGLRNIHQRLKLAYGDQFGISLISIKDQGTTITLTIPVHGIQHV, encoded by the coding sequence ATGGAATTAAAAGGACGCTTTATACAGAATGTATTTAATAGACTATTTTTAATAACTTCTATTACAATTATTGTAACCGTTATCATACTTATTGTTATCATTTCAAATTATTATTCAGATATTATTATTCAAAAAGAAGTTAATATCAATACGCGAACATTAGAAAGAGTAGAAGATTATTTTTCATCTAAGGATATAGACATTAATAGGGCTATAAGAGATCTTTATATTAAAGGGGATATGATAGAGGATATATCCTTCGCTCTGCATAATGGATATGGAAAATATTTAGAATATCATTTAGACGAATTTTCTAATAGTAAGTCTTTTACCCCTAATAATATTGATACGTATTTTAATGGTTATTTCAGTCAGGATATAGATTTAAATGCTATTAGTTTGCGGTCTTTTGAGAATTCGTCAATTGAATATCTATTAATCAATAATAATATTCGTTGGAATAAAAGCGTAATTGACTATGATACGAACGCCGATCCTTCTCTTTCACAAGGAATACCGAATTTAAGCAGGGGTGTTTTGTTACATCAACGAAAGTTAAGAAATACAATTACCAAAAAAACTACCCTAAATAATCCGGTAACTCTTAAAAAAATCGGGGAAATTTCTTTTTATTATTCAACAGAGTGGTTAGACAAGATGTTAAGAAAGCACGAAGGCACACCAGTATCTTTCTTTTTAATGGATGGAGAGGGAACGATTATTTATTCGGTTAATAAAGGTATCCCTGTAGATATGATCCACCAATTAAAATTAGAAACAAATGAAATGAAAATGAAGTGGAAACATGAGAAGTATTATATAAACACTATTGCCAATAAGGGAGATTATATTTATGTAAGTGCCATTCCTAATAAGGGATGGCAGAAGCTGACGATTGTCAGAGGAACAATGTGGGGCGTTATTAGTTTTCTCATTTTTGCTGCTATTTTAATAACTTATTCATTTACTAGAAATTATTCTCGGAGAATTCATAATATCGTAGCAATTATACGCAGGGTAGAAAAGGGAGATTTAGATGCGAGAATTCCGATATCAAAACAAGAAGATGAATTATCTAAGATTGCTGTCAATATCAACTCGATGTTAACGGAACTAAATAATTATATTGAACATAATTACCTGTTAAATATTAAGCAGCAGCAAGCCAAATTAAAAGCTCTTCAGGCACAAATAGATCCGCATTTTTTATTTAATACACTTGAAGCCATTCGGATGGTTGCCGTTGTGGAGGGCTCGAAAACATCTAGTAAAATGACTTTCCTTTTATCTAAGCTTTTTCGCTATACCCTGGAATCTAAAGATACCGTACCCATCTATACAGAAATCGAGTATGTTAATCAATACTTGAATTTAATGCAGTTTAAATATCCTGAAAAGTTAAAAATTCATATAGATATTCCTATTGATGTGGAACAAACAATGGTACAAAAATTAATACTCCAGCCGATTATTGAAAACTATTTTGTTCACGGGTTTAAAAAAGGTCAATTTAATAATGAGTTGTTAATCCGTGCTATACGAGTAGGAGAATTAATAAAAATATCCGTTGAAGATAATGGTAAAGGAATGTCTGAAGATAAGTTAAATAATATTATTCAACATATTAATCATGAAAAGGGTGATGAAATGATATCGATCGGTTTAAGAAACATTCATCAACGCCTAAAGCTCGCTTATGGAGACCAGTTTGGAATTTCTTTAATTAGTATCAAAGACCAAGGAACAACAATTACATTGACCATTCCAGTGCATGGGATACAACATGTATAG
- a CDS encoding response regulator transcription factor produces the protein MYRIVLADDEPLITKGLRAILDWEDYGFEIVYTAESGEDALSYIINHPIDILITDILMDEMSGLDLIREVKKLNPLVKCIVLTGYQEFRFIKEGLLLGIENYLLKPVDEEELLASIQNVGQKLNMIMFSSQQQEETTLLDNTLWNYLNGGIALHDCLERLSLYNFEFKDTSYSVSILNIEHYQDSYILKNVRNFIEWKYSALCLFSPFNEIVIIFKGNEEEGVLRQNQSLVDNLLEEQFGTGQFYLSMGKSINMFEELEDSFNSAREYSLLQLNLEPNVLISSKQAIDQQEDLKRQKEIKEHIVKKLMNTEEDFLMQIDHFFKDLTEKPNLISPQVVKKYAFDLICYIHYSIPHDDFSQYTAAVERMVYSTDIDHMAEILKEYCQGLLQSMNQHIYSRSPIVQNVLQHINAHYNEGLSLKTLGQQFHINAIYLGQLFQKEIGLVFSDYLNRYRLEKAKELLKTTHFRAGDIGKKVGYSDTTYFYKQFKKNVGTTPSEWRKI, from the coding sequence ATGTATAGGATAGTACTAGCAGATGATGAACCCTTAATTACGAAAGGACTACGGGCCATTTTAGATTGGGAGGATTATGGGTTCGAAATAGTCTATACTGCTGAAAGCGGAGAGGATGCTCTTTCCTATATAATAAATCATCCCATTGACATACTGATCACAGATATCTTAATGGACGAAATGTCCGGCTTAGATTTGATTCGAGAAGTGAAGAAGTTAAATCCTCTAGTTAAGTGTATTGTTTTAACTGGGTATCAAGAATTTCGGTTTATTAAGGAAGGGTTATTGTTAGGAATTGAAAATTACTTGTTAAAACCAGTTGATGAAGAAGAACTATTAGCATCCATACAAAATGTAGGACAAAAGTTAAATATGATTATGTTCAGCAGCCAACAGCAAGAGGAAACAACTCTGCTGGATAATACACTATGGAACTACCTTAATGGTGGAATTGCTCTTCATGATTGTCTGGAAAGGTTGTCATTATACAATTTTGAATTTAAAGATACGTCTTATAGTGTATCCATCTTAAATATTGAGCATTATCAAGATAGTTATATATTAAAAAATGTTCGAAACTTTATTGAATGGAAATATTCTGCTCTTTGTCTCTTTAGCCCCTTTAACGAAATCGTAATTATCTTTAAAGGCAATGAGGAAGAGGGGGTATTGAGACAAAACCAAAGTCTAGTTGATAATCTCCTTGAAGAACAATTTGGGACTGGTCAATTTTATTTATCCATGGGAAAGTCAATCAATATGTTCGAAGAATTAGAGGATAGTTTTAATAGTGCTAGGGAATACAGTCTGCTTCAGTTAAATTTAGAACCTAATGTTCTTATTTCAAGTAAACAAGCGATTGATCAGCAAGAGGATTTAAAGAGACAAAAAGAAATTAAAGAACATATCGTGAAAAAGTTAATGAATACCGAAGAAGATTTTTTGATGCAAATTGATCATTTCTTTAAAGATTTAACAGAGAAGCCAAATTTAATCTCTCCTCAAGTAGTGAAAAAATACGCATTTGATTTAATTTGCTATATCCACTATTCCATACCTCATGATGATTTCTCTCAATATACAGCAGCAGTTGAAAGAATGGTATACAGTACTGACATCGACCATATGGCAGAAATCCTAAAAGAGTACTGTCAAGGTTTACTCCAATCTATGAACCAACATATTTATAGTAGAAGTCCAATTGTACAAAATGTGCTTCAGCATATTAATGCACATTATAATGAAGGGTTATCATTAAAAACACTTGGTCAGCAATTTCATATAAATGCCATTTATTTAGGTCAATTATTTCAAAAAGAAATTGGCTTGGTATTCTCGGACTACCTTAATCGATACAGGTTGGAGAAAGCAAAAGAATTGTTAAAAACAACTCATTTCCGTGCAGGGGACATCGGAAAAAAGGTAGGGTATTCTGATACGACTTATTTTTATAAACAGTTTAAGAAAAATGTAGGAACAACACCTAGTGAATGGAGAAAGATTTAA
- a CDS encoding alpha-mannosidase: MERIQRLIRYLADHLILESIPISDWKTERAFYVKPIEYELDPAESSFVNDGDWLINSGTTMFLEKEVFIPKSWKNQPFGLTFQVGANGEPTNHEALVFLDEMPYQGIDRNRNYVPFPEMERVKENITIKIELFNPAPQAVDKLNHQNEPAEFDPPPLYLIKGRLDLPNIAIKSLLTTVSCYLETAKLLPEDDLIRYKIFESLKEVQHQILFEKPEALRNVSWVEKIEEKLKKQLVDIRYSLPGQMLMVGQSHIDLAWLWPMKEAVRKCSRTFSTMSTLLDENPNFTYAQSQPQAYAFVKEFYPDIYQRVKKHIIDGRWEIVGGMWVEPDLNIPSGESLVRQLLYGMKFYQDEFGRQPRIEWLPDTFGYCASLPQLLKKAGLEYFMTTKMNWNDTNPFPYDLFYWEGIDGTQILSYLNHGLNEYTHPKEINNHWRSYKQKQVYPKQMLLYGHGDGGGGVTQEMIDYIDRSASLPGFPAVVNSTAHEFFDGIHQEAPHLPTWVGDMYLELHRGTYTTHARNKKSNRKAEVLFRETEFWSVIAAYYADAGAVPSLEKEWKLLLLNQFHDIIPGSSIPEVYEKSEADYEKIFDYGEQVKQNALQLLEKQIDTTGEGLPFLLFNSLSWTRSETVRIIGGSELAGKNAVNSEGELLPSDINHLESGELELIVYVSDIPQMGYKTIWLKEQENPCKNNNEELGSEWETEYYVVEWNEKGEICRLYDKKARREVLAPDALGNQFQLFHDRPIVWDAWDIDPEFEDQYADSIVLLAKDVQRGKTKDLLRFKWQLSDSTIHQEMILYHQSKRIDFYTKVNWQEQHKLLKVAFPVDVLCHKATFEIPFGAVERATHTNTSWEKAQFEVCGHRFADLSETGYGVSLLNDCKYGYDVKHNTLRLSLLRASKWPDPGADLGDHEFMYSLLPHEGDWREAEVVKSGYELNHPVVPVSASSHKGYLLSSHSFIKMKSKHTILDTLKPSEDGTGIVVRMYESSGGREEVQMAFGKPVKSADETNLLEEKQDVVPVQNNKLSSYLKPFEVKTILVTF, translated from the coding sequence ATGGAAAGAATACAGAGATTAATTCGTTATTTAGCAGATCACCTAATTTTAGAGAGCATTCCAATTTCCGATTGGAAGACAGAACGAGCTTTTTATGTAAAACCTATCGAATATGAGTTAGATCCTGCAGAGTCAAGCTTTGTAAATGATGGTGACTGGTTAATCAATTCAGGTACCACAATGTTTCTTGAAAAGGAAGTATTCATACCAAAAAGCTGGAAAAATCAGCCATTTGGATTAACTTTTCAGGTTGGGGCTAATGGAGAGCCAACCAATCATGAGGCATTGGTTTTTTTAGATGAAATGCCTTATCAAGGGATTGATCGCAATAGAAATTATGTACCATTTCCTGAGATGGAAAGGGTAAAAGAAAATATTACTATTAAGATTGAATTGTTTAACCCTGCTCCCCAGGCAGTTGATAAATTAAATCATCAGAATGAACCTGCGGAGTTTGATCCCCCCCCTCTTTACCTAATAAAAGGGAGATTGGACTTGCCTAATATAGCAATAAAAAGTCTTTTAACAACAGTTTCATGTTACTTAGAGACGGCTAAACTACTCCCTGAAGATGATTTGATAAGATATAAAATATTTGAATCCTTGAAAGAAGTGCAACACCAGATACTATTTGAAAAACCTGAAGCTTTAAGAAATGTTTCATGGGTAGAGAAAATCGAAGAAAAGCTGAAGAAACAATTGGTCGATATACGGTATAGCTTACCAGGACAGATGTTAATGGTCGGTCAGTCCCATATTGATTTGGCCTGGTTATGGCCGATGAAGGAAGCCGTCCGCAAGTGTAGTCGAACTTTTTCTACGATGAGTACCTTACTTGATGAGAATCCAAACTTTACATATGCTCAAAGTCAGCCTCAAGCATACGCATTTGTAAAAGAATTTTACCCTGACATTTATCAGAGGGTTAAAAAGCATATTATTGATGGACGTTGGGAAATTGTCGGAGGTATGTGGGTAGAGCCAGACTTAAATATACCTTCTGGCGAATCGTTGGTACGTCAGCTCTTATACGGCATGAAGTTCTATCAAGATGAATTCGGCCGGCAACCAAGAATTGAGTGGCTTCCAGATACATTTGGTTATTGTGCTTCTCTTCCTCAATTGTTAAAAAAGGCAGGATTAGAGTACTTTATGACAACTAAAATGAACTGGAATGATACAAATCCATTTCCATATGATTTATTTTATTGGGAGGGCATTGATGGAACTCAAATACTTTCGTATTTAAATCATGGTCTGAATGAATATACCCATCCAAAAGAAATTAATAATCACTGGAGAAGCTATAAGCAAAAACAAGTCTATCCAAAACAAATGTTGCTTTATGGACATGGAGATGGAGGTGGAGGTGTTACACAAGAAATGATTGATTATATAGATCGATCTGCCTCCCTTCCCGGATTTCCAGCGGTTGTAAATAGTACAGCACATGAATTCTTTGATGGTATTCATCAAGAAGCTCCTCATCTGCCTACATGGGTTGGAGACATGTATTTAGAACTTCACCGTGGAACGTATACGACACATGCTCGGAATAAGAAATCGAATCGTAAGGCTGAGGTTCTTTTTAGAGAAACAGAATTTTGGAGTGTAATTGCGGCCTATTATGCAGACGCTGGAGCTGTTCCCTCGTTGGAGAAAGAATGGAAATTACTTCTTCTTAACCAATTTCATGATATTATTCCGGGTTCATCGATTCCTGAAGTATATGAAAAATCTGAAGCTGATTATGAGAAAATATTTGATTACGGTGAACAGGTTAAGCAAAATGCCCTTCAATTACTCGAAAAGCAAATAGATACGACAGGGGAAGGACTCCCTTTTCTTTTATTTAATAGTTTATCTTGGACGAGGTCTGAAACAGTCAGGATTATCGGTGGATCTGAATTGGCAGGTAAGAACGCAGTAAACAGCGAAGGTGAGCTGCTTCCATCAGACATTAATCACCTGGAAAGTGGGGAGCTGGAGTTAATTGTTTATGTGTCTGACATTCCTCAAATGGGATATAAAACTATTTGGTTAAAGGAACAAGAAAATCCATGTAAAAATAACAACGAGGAACTGGGTAGTGAATGGGAAACAGAATATTATGTGGTGGAGTGGAATGAAAAAGGGGAAATTTGCCGCTTATATGACAAAAAGGCTCGACGTGAAGTTTTAGCTCCTGATGCACTTGGCAATCAATTTCAATTATTTCACGACCGTCCTATTGTATGGGATGCCTGGGATATTGACCCTGAATTTGAAGACCAATATGCTGACTCAATAGTTTTACTAGCCAAAGATGTACAAAGAGGGAAAACAAAAGATTTACTTCGTTTTAAATGGCAACTGTCGGATTCTACCATTCATCAAGAAATGATTCTTTATCATCAAAGTAAGAGAATTGACTTTTATACTAAAGTCAATTGGCAGGAGCAACATAAATTATTAAAAGTAGCCTTTCCTGTCGATGTTCTTTGTCATAAAGCTACATTTGAAATTCCCTTTGGTGCAGTAGAAAGAGCAACACACACTAATACAAGCTGGGAAAAAGCACAGTTTGAAGTTTGCGGCCATCGCTTTGCTGATCTTTCAGAAACGGGTTATGGTGTCAGTCTTTTAAATGACTGCAAGTATGGGTATGACGTAAAACATAATACACTTCGTCTTTCCTTACTAAGAGCTTCTAAATGGCCTGATCCAGGTGCTGACTTGGGAGATCACGAATTTATGTACTCTTTGCTTCCACATGAGGGGGACTGGAGAGAAGCAGAAGTAGTCAAGAGTGGATATGAGCTGAATCATCCAGTCGTTCCTGTTAGTGCTTCCTCTCATAAAGGGTATCTTCTAAGCTCGCATTCCTTTATCAAGATGAAGAGCAAACATACTATACTAGATACACTTAAACCCTCTGAAGATGGGACTGGGATTGTAGTAAGAATGTACGAATCTAGCGGAGGAAGAGAGGAAGTGCAAATGGCATTTGGAAAACCGGTCAAATCTGCAGACGAAACGAACTTATTGGAGGAAAAGCAGGATGTTGTACCCGTTCAAAATAATAAACTATCCTCCTATCTTAAACCGTTTGAAGTAAAAACGATTTTAGTCACATTCTAA